Part of the SAR324 cluster bacterium genome is shown below.
CCAAAGGACCCGAGGAAGAAGCTGGACCACACGAGTGTAGCTGGGGGCATCGGAAAACTCACGATGCCAGCGCCCAAGGACCTGTTCGGTGTAGTAGCCCTTGAAGTTGCGGTAGCCTTGAGATTGATGGAACAGGACGAGAAGGGTCATGAGTTCACTCGGGCTCAGGCTTGTGGAACGTTGGCGAACACGACGAGGCCCAAGTAACAGATCTTGTGGCCCCTCAAAACTGAAATTGCAGTAGAAATCGT
Proteins encoded:
- a CDS encoding IS982 family transposase, yielding MDLTTIYCNLDDFYCNFSFEGPQDLLLGPRRVRQRSTSLSPSELMTLLVLFHQSQGYRNFKGYYTEQVLGRWHREFSDAPSYTRVVQLLPRVLW